Proteins encoded in a region of the Pieris rapae chromosome 12, ilPieRapa1.1, whole genome shotgun sequence genome:
- the LOC111003015 gene encoding villin-like protein quail isoform X2, whose product MDIYQDEDNVVPTKAVLDGAVFRTVPRDQTTFLIWKITESSTEMLPRTQFGTFYDTDAYLVYSASLPGQPAGPDVIRREIKENGSGECAERHIHAWAGERGGPGTLALRRATQLASHVGAPVVIHRETATKESPRLLSYFRDGIRILCSGSNLNGGSRLYRVSGRRPVLLQLEPVSWSHLASDGVFVLDTSALVVLWLGRAANLIEKIFGAKIAYRMARGADKGMLSRRITIAHDGYEQTLPVADRNLLDSVLDLRARSVRPIAPTLDPPRPARLYKSSKPTRASPVVLTQKPAARLEEIKRAPLYRSDLNDDGIYVIDAGSRGVWAWVGSNASKLNRGALAAARGLAKARRYSGPVSVTVSGREPLEFAALFHKWNWSDSRRDVRLRSARSATTKLDAVNLATNAWLAAETQVPDDGSGALRMWRVRREEEIDRERSALQELERPQQAVFYDRDCYIALYTYHTPTGDQTILYYWMGGSSPNDLRNLGVKEAKDLYTKLGRLPIQAWVYQGKEPAHFLQIFKGRMVTYCGTATNYDPSGRRVMPPPRALIRVSGQYAREARGVEVCASTTSKGACYIVREGARIWVWCAVTATGDEREVAKNMAASEHVLVMQGKEKPDFWAALGDRRHLLVPAPLEEMHRPLPPRLFYVAVASPGHYTFEEIVSFSQYELSPEMCCILDVHCAVYVWLGAHCCLRAKDDSRNVALSYLTFDPASRDPDTPIYVLSQGREPPNFTGFFPHWKSSMWKAHKTFSAIVSALEGKAIVRGGNSAHQNGNTENQFDQHEKYPLSVLRGPKEHMPLEIDPLTKELYLTHDDFVSTFNMPYCEFRTLPNWKQKEMKKFVGLF is encoded by the exons ATGGATATCTAtcag gATGAGGACAATGTCGTACCAACGAAGGCTGTATTGGACGGCGCAGTCTTCAGGACTGTCCCACGAGATCAAACTACGTTTCTCATATGGAAAATTACG GAGTCGTCCACAGAAATGCTACCACGGACTCAATTCGGCACATTCTACGACACAGATGCTTATTTAGTATATTCAGCGTCTTTACCCGGCCAGCCAGCGGGTCCGGATGTTATT CGCcgtgaaataaaagaaaatggtAGCGGTGAATGCGCTGAGCGTCATATTCACGCATGGGCCGGCGAGCGAGGGGGTCCGGGGACTCTGGCTTTACGACGCGCAACGCAACTCGCTTCTCACGTTGGGGCACCTGTGGTCATACATAGAGAGACAGCTACTAAAGAATCACCGAGACTACTGTCCTACTTTCGTGATGGGATTAG GATCCTTTGCAGTGGTTCAAACCTCAACGGGGGTAGTCGATTGTATAGAGTGTCTGGGCGCAGACCTGTGCTTCTACAACTAGAACCGGTGTCATGGTCTCATCTTGCCTCTGATGGAGTATTTGTTCTCGACACATCAGCTCTCGTTGTTCTGTGGTTGGGTCGAGCTGCTAATCttattgaaaaaatttttGGTGCTAAG ATTGCATATAGAATGGCCCGTGGCGCCGACAAAGGCATGTTGTCCCGTCGTATAACGATCGCTCACGATGGCTACGAGCAAACCCTTCCAGTAGCAGACCGAAATCTTCTAGACTCAGTCTTAGACCTTCGAGCTCGTTCTGTACGTCCAATTGCCCCAACCCTGGATCCACCAAGACCGGCTAGATTGTATAAATCCTCGAAACCAACTAGAGCGTCCCCGGTTGTATTGACACAAAAACCCGCTGCTCGTCTGGAAGAAATCAAGCGCGCTCCGCTGTATAGATCTGACTTAAACGATGAT GGCATCTACGTAATTGACGCTGGTTCACGAGGAGTATGGGCTTGGGTTGGGTCAAACGCTTCCAAACTTAACCGTGGGGCGCTAGCTGCAGCTCGAGGGTTGGCAAAAGCTCGTAGATACAGTGGCCCGGTGTCAGTGACTGTATCAGGCAGGGAGCCTTTGGAGTTCGCAGCCTTGTTCCATAAGTGGAATTGGAGCGACTCGCGAAGAGATGTGCGGTTGCGATCAGCTCGATCGGCTACAACTAAGTTGGATGCAGTCAACCTTGCAACGAATGCTTGGTTGGCAGCtgag ACTCAGGTCCCAGATGATGGCTCAGGTGCTCTTCGAATGTGGCGGGTTCGACGTGAGGAAGAAATAGACCGAGAACGAAGCGCCTTACAAGAGTTAGAGCGGCCTCAACAAGCCGTTTTCTACGATCGAGACTGTTACATCGCACTATACACCTACCACACGCCAACCGGGGATCAgacaatactttattattggATG GGTGGCTCTTCGCCAAATGATCTGAGGAATTTGGGTGTTAAAGAAGCCAAAGACCTCTACACAAAGTTAGGGCGTCTTCCTATCCAG gctTGGGTATACCAGGGCAAAGAACCGGCACATTTCCTTCAAATATTCAAAGGACGTATGGTCACATACTGCGGTACTGCCACGAATTACGATC CAAGTGGGCGTCGCGTGATGCCCCCACCGCGAGCATTAATTCGCGTATCGGGTCAGTACGCACGGGAGGCACGTGGCGTAGAAGTTTGTGCGTCTACGACCTCAAAAGGCGCGTGTTACATAGTGCGAGAAGGGGCTCGGATTTGGGTCTGGTGCGCTGTCACTGCCACTGGTGACGAAAGGGAGGTCGCTAAGAACATGGCGGCGTCGGAACATGTGTTAGTCATGCAAG gCAAAGAAAAACCAGATTTCTGGGCAGCGTTAGGAGATCGACGGCACTTGCTCGTTCCGGCGCCTCTTGAAGAGATGCATCGACCTCTACCGCCTCGTTTGTTCTACGTGGCGGTAGCTTCACCTGGACATTATACAT TTGAGGAGATAGTGTCATTCAGCCAATACGAGTTGTCGCCTGAAATGTGTTGCATTCTTGATGTACATTGCGCTGTGTATGTGTGGTTAGGCGCACACTGTTGTCTTCGTGCTAAGGATGATTCAAGGAACGTCGCTCTTTCCTATCTTACATTTG atcCTGCATCACGCGATCCGGATACCCCAATATACGTGCTAAGTCAAGGCCGTGAGCCTCCAAACTTTACTGGATTCTTTCCCCATTGGAAGAGCTCCATGTGGAAG GCTCACAAGACGTTTAGTGCAATCGTAAGCGCATTAGAGGGTAAAGCAATAGTACGCGGCGGAAACAGTGCCCATCAAAATGGCAACACTGAGAATCAATTTGACCAGCACGAGAAGTATCCTTTGTCGGTATTGCGAGGCCCCAAAGAACATATGCCTTTGGAAATCGATCCACTTACCAAAGAG CTTTATTTGACACACGACGATTTCGTATCAACATTCAATATGCCGTACTGCGAGTTCCGGACTCTGCCAAATTGGAAACAAAAGGAGATGAAGAAATTTGTtggcttattttaa
- the LOC111003015 gene encoding villin-like protein quail isoform X1, whose amino-acid sequence MHILEIGAEQDEDNVVPTKAVLDGAVFRTVPRDQTTFLIWKITESSTEMLPRTQFGTFYDTDAYLVYSASLPGQPAGPDVIRREIKENGSGECAERHIHAWAGERGGPGTLALRRATQLASHVGAPVVIHRETATKESPRLLSYFRDGIRILCSGSNLNGGSRLYRVSGRRPVLLQLEPVSWSHLASDGVFVLDTSALVVLWLGRAANLIEKIFGAKIAYRMARGADKGMLSRRITIAHDGYEQTLPVADRNLLDSVLDLRARSVRPIAPTLDPPRPARLYKSSKPTRASPVVLTQKPAARLEEIKRAPLYRSDLNDDGIYVIDAGSRGVWAWVGSNASKLNRGALAAARGLAKARRYSGPVSVTVSGREPLEFAALFHKWNWSDSRRDVRLRSARSATTKLDAVNLATNAWLAAETQVPDDGSGALRMWRVRREEEIDRERSALQELERPQQAVFYDRDCYIALYTYHTPTGDQTILYYWMGGSSPNDLRNLGVKEAKDLYTKLGRLPIQAWVYQGKEPAHFLQIFKGRMVTYCGTATNYDPSGRRVMPPPRALIRVSGQYAREARGVEVCASTTSKGACYIVREGARIWVWCAVTATGDEREVAKNMAASEHVLVMQGKEKPDFWAALGDRRHLLVPAPLEEMHRPLPPRLFYVAVASPGHYTFEEIVSFSQYELSPEMCCILDVHCAVYVWLGAHCCLRAKDDSRNVALSYLTFDPASRDPDTPIYVLSQGREPPNFTGFFPHWKSSMWKAHKTFSAIVSALEGKAIVRGGNSAHQNGNTENQFDQHEKYPLSVLRGPKEHMPLEIDPLTKELYLTHDDFVSTFNMPYCEFRTLPNWKQKEMKKFVGLF is encoded by the exons ATGCACATACTGGAAATAGGCGCTGAACAA gATGAGGACAATGTCGTACCAACGAAGGCTGTATTGGACGGCGCAGTCTTCAGGACTGTCCCACGAGATCAAACTACGTTTCTCATATGGAAAATTACG GAGTCGTCCACAGAAATGCTACCACGGACTCAATTCGGCACATTCTACGACACAGATGCTTATTTAGTATATTCAGCGTCTTTACCCGGCCAGCCAGCGGGTCCGGATGTTATT CGCcgtgaaataaaagaaaatggtAGCGGTGAATGCGCTGAGCGTCATATTCACGCATGGGCCGGCGAGCGAGGGGGTCCGGGGACTCTGGCTTTACGACGCGCAACGCAACTCGCTTCTCACGTTGGGGCACCTGTGGTCATACATAGAGAGACAGCTACTAAAGAATCACCGAGACTACTGTCCTACTTTCGTGATGGGATTAG GATCCTTTGCAGTGGTTCAAACCTCAACGGGGGTAGTCGATTGTATAGAGTGTCTGGGCGCAGACCTGTGCTTCTACAACTAGAACCGGTGTCATGGTCTCATCTTGCCTCTGATGGAGTATTTGTTCTCGACACATCAGCTCTCGTTGTTCTGTGGTTGGGTCGAGCTGCTAATCttattgaaaaaatttttGGTGCTAAG ATTGCATATAGAATGGCCCGTGGCGCCGACAAAGGCATGTTGTCCCGTCGTATAACGATCGCTCACGATGGCTACGAGCAAACCCTTCCAGTAGCAGACCGAAATCTTCTAGACTCAGTCTTAGACCTTCGAGCTCGTTCTGTACGTCCAATTGCCCCAACCCTGGATCCACCAAGACCGGCTAGATTGTATAAATCCTCGAAACCAACTAGAGCGTCCCCGGTTGTATTGACACAAAAACCCGCTGCTCGTCTGGAAGAAATCAAGCGCGCTCCGCTGTATAGATCTGACTTAAACGATGAT GGCATCTACGTAATTGACGCTGGTTCACGAGGAGTATGGGCTTGGGTTGGGTCAAACGCTTCCAAACTTAACCGTGGGGCGCTAGCTGCAGCTCGAGGGTTGGCAAAAGCTCGTAGATACAGTGGCCCGGTGTCAGTGACTGTATCAGGCAGGGAGCCTTTGGAGTTCGCAGCCTTGTTCCATAAGTGGAATTGGAGCGACTCGCGAAGAGATGTGCGGTTGCGATCAGCTCGATCGGCTACAACTAAGTTGGATGCAGTCAACCTTGCAACGAATGCTTGGTTGGCAGCtgag ACTCAGGTCCCAGATGATGGCTCAGGTGCTCTTCGAATGTGGCGGGTTCGACGTGAGGAAGAAATAGACCGAGAACGAAGCGCCTTACAAGAGTTAGAGCGGCCTCAACAAGCCGTTTTCTACGATCGAGACTGTTACATCGCACTATACACCTACCACACGCCAACCGGGGATCAgacaatactttattattggATG GGTGGCTCTTCGCCAAATGATCTGAGGAATTTGGGTGTTAAAGAAGCCAAAGACCTCTACACAAAGTTAGGGCGTCTTCCTATCCAG gctTGGGTATACCAGGGCAAAGAACCGGCACATTTCCTTCAAATATTCAAAGGACGTATGGTCACATACTGCGGTACTGCCACGAATTACGATC CAAGTGGGCGTCGCGTGATGCCCCCACCGCGAGCATTAATTCGCGTATCGGGTCAGTACGCACGGGAGGCACGTGGCGTAGAAGTTTGTGCGTCTACGACCTCAAAAGGCGCGTGTTACATAGTGCGAGAAGGGGCTCGGATTTGGGTCTGGTGCGCTGTCACTGCCACTGGTGACGAAAGGGAGGTCGCTAAGAACATGGCGGCGTCGGAACATGTGTTAGTCATGCAAG gCAAAGAAAAACCAGATTTCTGGGCAGCGTTAGGAGATCGACGGCACTTGCTCGTTCCGGCGCCTCTTGAAGAGATGCATCGACCTCTACCGCCTCGTTTGTTCTACGTGGCGGTAGCTTCACCTGGACATTATACAT TTGAGGAGATAGTGTCATTCAGCCAATACGAGTTGTCGCCTGAAATGTGTTGCATTCTTGATGTACATTGCGCTGTGTATGTGTGGTTAGGCGCACACTGTTGTCTTCGTGCTAAGGATGATTCAAGGAACGTCGCTCTTTCCTATCTTACATTTG atcCTGCATCACGCGATCCGGATACCCCAATATACGTGCTAAGTCAAGGCCGTGAGCCTCCAAACTTTACTGGATTCTTTCCCCATTGGAAGAGCTCCATGTGGAAG GCTCACAAGACGTTTAGTGCAATCGTAAGCGCATTAGAGGGTAAAGCAATAGTACGCGGCGGAAACAGTGCCCATCAAAATGGCAACACTGAGAATCAATTTGACCAGCACGAGAAGTATCCTTTGTCGGTATTGCGAGGCCCCAAAGAACATATGCCTTTGGAAATCGATCCACTTACCAAAGAG CTTTATTTGACACACGACGATTTCGTATCAACATTCAATATGCCGTACTGCGAGTTCCGGACTCTGCCAAATTGGAAACAAAAGGAGATGAAGAAATTTGTtggcttattttaa